A section of the Trichomycterus rosablanca isolate fTriRos1 chromosome 6, fTriRos1.hap1, whole genome shotgun sequence genome encodes:
- the pcif1 gene encoding mRNA (2'-O-methyladenosine-N(6)-)-methyltransferase, with product MTSENHSTIKGDSGIVMPPTGSSAQQPSCPLTPSTSKAIQELPDELVQAGWAKCWSKRENRPYYFNRFTNQSLWEMPVLGQHDVISDPLGLNAAPASGEAAGEAGLGNGQRKRRPSEDAALTSPNSFKRPKIEIPVTPTTPTVPISPSTPGAKPWNTTVDEKQGQPSTPAPTPSPAPYRPSVIYWDLDIQTNAVIKERAPFNYLPPHPEIELQRAQLTTKLRQHYHELCSQREGIEPPRESFNRWLLERKVLDKGVDPLLPSECDPVISPSMFREVMNDIPIRLSRIKYKEEARRLLFKYAEAAKKMIDSRNATPDSRKVVKWNVEDTMNWLRRDNSASKEDYMDRLEHLRKQCGPHVTAVAKDSVEGICSKIFHISAEYVRRIRQTHVNLLKECNISVDGAESTIQDRLVYCYPVRLSIPSPPQPRVELHFENDIACLRFKGEMVKVNRGHFTKLELLYRYSCIDDPRFEKFLSRVWCLVKRYQVMFGSGMNEGTGLQGALPVLVFEALNKQFGVTFECFASPLNCYFKQFCSAFPDIDGFFGSRGPFLTFSPVSGSFEANPPFCEELMDAMVTHFEDLLEHSNEPLSFIIFIPEWRDPPTPALMRMESSRFRRHQLSVPAFEHEYRSGSQHICKRDEMYYKAIHGTAVIFLQNNAGFAKWEPTNERIQELLAAYKISARSLSSPGPSSSSSTGDKDSKPSHERSASLDTPGGQDGGSPATETVNT from the exons ATGACGAGTGAAAACCACAGCACCATAAAGGGAGACTCGGGCATAGTCATGCCCCCCACCGGCTCCTCAGCCCAACAACCGTCATGTCCTCTCACACCCTCCACCAGCAAAGCCATCCAAGAGCTTCCAG ATGAACTGGTTCAAGCCGGGTGGGCGAAATGTTGGAGCAAGAGGGAGAATCGGCCGTACTACTTCAATCGTTTTACCAACCAGTCACTGTGGGAGATGCCTGTTCTGGGGCAGCATGATGTCATT TCTGATCCTCTGGGCTTGAACGCAGCTCCTGCCTCAGGTGAAGCTGCAGGAGAAGCCGGACTGGGCAACGGCCAGCGCAAGAGACGTCCCTCAGAAGATGCCGCCTTAACAAGCCCTAACAGCTTCAAGAGGCCCAAG ATTGAGATTCCTGTAACTCCAACTACGCCGACCGTCCCAATATCACCCAGCACACCTGGTGCAAAGCCCTGGAACACCACAGTAGATGAAAAACAAGGCCAACCCAGCACTCCAGCTCCGACCCCTTCCCCAGCCCCATACCGGCCCTCTGT AATATACTGGGATCTGGACATTCAGACCAATGCAGTGATAAAAGAGCGTGCTCCATTCAACTACCTCCCTCCTCATCCAGAAATTGAATTACAGCGTGCCCAGCTCACCACCAAACTTCGGCAGCATTACCACGAGCTGTGCAGCCAGCGagaag GCATAGAGCCTCCACGAGAGTCATTTAACCGCTGGCTTTTGGAAAGAAAGGTGTTGGATAAAGGAGTGGACCCCCTGCTCCCCAGCGAGTGTGATCCTGTCATCTCACCCTCCATGTTCAGAGAGGTCATGAATGACATCCCCATCAG GCTCTCTCGTATTAAGTACAAGGAGGAGGCCAGAAGACTTTTATTCAAATACGCTGAGGCTGCCAAGAAAATGATTGATTCTAG AAATGCCACACCTGACAGCAGAAAAGTTGTGAAGTGGAATGTTGAAGATACAATGAACTGGCTCAGAAGAGATAACTCTGCCAGTAAAGAAGATTATATG GATCGCCTGGAACACTTGCGAAAGCAGTGTGGTCCTCATGTGACGGCTGTAGCTAAGGACTCTGTGGAGGGGATCTGCTCTAAGATCTTTCACATCTCAGCAGAGTATGTACGCCGGATTCGCCAGACCCACGTTAACCTTTTAAAAGAGTGCAATATTTCAG TGGATGGTGCAGAAAGTACCATCCAGGACCGCTTGGTATATTGTTACCCAGTGCGATTGTCCATTCCGTCCCCACCGCAGCCCCGCGTTGAGCTGCACTTTGAAAACGACATCGCCTGTCTGCGCTTTAAAGGAGAGATGGTCAAGGTCAACCGTGGCCACTTCACTAAACTG GAACTCCTGTACCGGTATAGCTGTATTGACGATCCAAGATTTGAGAAGTTCCTGTCCCGTGTGTGGTGCCTTGTAAAGAGATACCAG GTAATGTTCGGATCTGGGATGAATGAGGGCACCGGCCTACAAGGAGCACTTCCTGTACTGGTGTTCGAGGCACTCAACAAACAGTTTGGAGTTACTTTTGAGTGCTTTGCCTCACCGCTCAATTGTTACTTCAAGCAGTTTTGTTCAGCCTTCCCTGACATTGATGGTTTCTTCGGTTCTCGGGG GCCTTTTTTAACTTTTTCACCGGTCAGTGGGTCTTTCGAAGCAAATCCTCCCTTCTGTGAGGAGCTCATGGATGCCATGGTCACACACTTTGAA gatCTTCTGGAGCACTCAAACGAACCTCTGTCATTTATCATCTTTATTCCTGAATGGCGGGATCCCCCGACCCCAGCACTGATGCGGATGGAGTCTAGTCGCTTCCGTAGGCATCAGTTATCAGTTCCAGCCTTTGAGCATGAATATCGCAGTGGTTCTCAGCATATCTGCAAGAG AGATGAGATGTACTACAAAGCCATCCATGGAACAGCAGTCATCTTTCTGCAGAACAACGCTGGCTTTGCAAAGTGGGAGCCGACCAATGAGAGGATTCAGGAGCTGCTGGCTGCCTACAAGATCTCAGCACGCTCACTTTCCTCTCCTGgaccttcttcttcctccagtACTGGAGACAAAGACTCCAAACCAAGTCATGAGCGTTCAGCAAGTCTGGACACCCCCGGGGGGCAAGACGGTGGCAGCCCCGCGACAGAAACTGTTAACacttaa